Part of the Diprion similis isolate iyDipSimi1 chromosome 4, iyDipSimi1.1, whole genome shotgun sequence genome is shown below.
TCCCAATGTACTTTTTTATCTGTTCATTTTGTTTATCACTGTAATACTGGAATTCGAATTTTGCCTTCAGCAACGTCAGAGCGTTCTGGAATCGttgccaaaaattcatatGAACGTCTAAGCCTGACAATGTATGAGGAACGTAAGCTGGATTGTCCGGATTTGCCACAGCATCATTCACCCACGGCCATATCGCGCTTGTAACGACTGCCACAACAGGAACTTTGAAATGTTGCCCCAAAGCTGCGTAACAGTTAGCACCGAATAGCTGGAAAGAATAAGAGATTCACAAATCAATAATTATGGCGAAAAGAATACAGAGATAACAAATCCATTGGATCGATACATCGATAGAACGCAATATTCATTGTAATTAGAAGAGATAATTAGGATGCTTGTAGTTCCAGCGAAATCTTCAGGCAAACTAAATCACAGATTTTCTATGAGTCTGATGTTGACCACAGAGCGACGCTAAAATGCTAtcagaatacaaaaaaaattgaccgatCGTTTGAAAGCTTAAGAGATTTGGcttgaaatttgtataaagtTCATAAATCGACGCGAAATTTTGCGGCGAGATTTCAATAAATACAGACTATTCGTGGACTGCAGTCCTGTGATACGGATTTTTACTTACCTCTACGATGACTAAATCGTAAGGAGAATCCTTCTCTTGATTTTTGATGAGCTTCTGGAACTCCGGAAGTGCCATTAGGTCACACAAATCATTACCGTATGCAGTGGCGATTAAGGGAACAATGGGCTTGTCCAACAGGTTTGATAAAGCAAAATCGTAGGTCAGATTGTTGTGTAGACCAGCAACGAACCCTTCCAAATTTATGATCTCATTGTAGTTGGGGAAAGGTTTCTTTAGTGGAAACGGGCTCACAACGTCCACCACGTGGCCCCGTTTTGCCAATCCTTTCATCAGCTGCTCACACATTAAATAGTGACTCTTTGCTAGAAGCGGAAATACACCCAGAATTCGGTATGCTTCGTCGGGCGATATGGTTACCAtaataacgaataaaattatgaaaccaAACAGCCTCATTTTGTGTCCTCTATTTTCCTCTGCCGGTATAAAGTAGCCCTTACAAATTGTTAATTGCACAATTGCCACTACTTGGTCCTTTAAGCAGGCCGTGAATGATCGTAATTTTAGTAGCCAAAATCACTGCAGTTGGAGATCAAGCTAACGCTGACGAAATGCTCACATCGGTAGTCGTTCGGATAATGAATAGCATTAATTTTAAGATACCATGATTTCGCCGACCTCGGCCGTGATAAACTTCCGTTTCAATATGCTCACAAGTGACTTCTTACCCTACTGGCTCCTTTTTATTCCCCCACCCGAGGGTTACTCAGCACTATGGCTTTTTTAGATAAGCCGAAGGCATTGTTTATATCCGAACTTGTCCGAGCTTTATTTACGGCTCGTCTTAACGTTGATTGTGCTCCAATAGTTTTTTATCAAACCGTCAAAGATTCAGGTAGAATGATATTCAATACGTatggtaaatttttcatttgcttcGTAATAATggttatttttaaaaagtgcttATTGTATCGTTATTTCTATTagattcatgattttttaattagtaAGATCTCGATGATGTAAATTACATTGAATTTGATTGCCCTCTgttgttttgaatttcgacaGTTCGAATCAGTATTAAGATAAACTTTTGACATTACGTCCATCGCTTTATCGCCCGATGACGTCAAGATATAGGCTCACAGTCACAGGACAgtcaatttatatacattttatatatgTAACTGTATTCTTATACTAGTTAATTAAATACGTCTATCATCAAGTTTTATAGATACGTGCAGTGGTGAACAGTAGAGCTtagttaaaaatatgaaatactgTAATTTCTCAATGCGTGAAACGCACAGCAGATGATCAAATGTGATACGATCTCGAGTGAAGCGAAACCGTATCATCATctgatcaaaaatcaaaaatccacGGATATTGATACGTGTCACTGTTGATGCATTTGCTGTAGAAGTGTGATGTGCAAAAGGAGGTTGTTGTAGAAATCATTTGAGTATATCGAttcattgttaaaaattatctgAACTACGTTTAACCTGAACTACGTTTGcgaattatttcactttcttAGATTGTTTCACACTGTTTATATTACTCCCAGTAACTATTACTATTAGGGTAGTAATTATAACTTTAACCAAGTACACGCTGAAAGCAACGGACAGAAACAGAGCCCCATAAATATCCAGCAGTGAAATTTGCCACCAAGTTAAATCCATCGCTGGTGACTTGAGATTTGTTCCACCGTGTCTAATAACATACTCAATCCAGAAAGTAGCCGTGTCCATTGCGCTCATTGGGCGATCTCGAAATTCAATAGAGAATTTCTTCGCCGCTTGCCTaaagttttatgaaaaaaattacttgcaTCAAAGATAGTCTAAACTTAAGCTGTACGTCGATTGATTTTGACCATACCATCATCATATTCATGCTTACATGTATGTGGACAGATTACTTACAAGTACGAAGGATCGCCTAGCACGGTTCTAAAAGCTGTGTCTAATTTTTCCTCTGTTAGTTGATCAGGTTCCAGAGCTACTGCTATCTTTTTCTGAACATACAGCTTAATGTTCTGCATTTGATCTCCAAAAAGAGGAATTCCTATCATTGGAACTCCGCAGTAGATCGCTTCTTGAGTTCCCATAAGACCTCCGTGAGTCACGAATGCACGCACATGTTTGTGTTCTACGGGTAGCAGACATAAACAggcaataaataattatagctTGGTGGCCTAATAGTAGCCATGAGCAAAAACGCATGTCACGCTTGACAACTACTTGAATCGTACGGCAACTAACAATCTATTGGACATGAATATACTGAAAATCGATACTTACTGAGGACTGGTACTTGAGGAACCCAAGAGAGAGTTAGAACGTTGCTTGGTAGACCAGGTGGCAATTCTTGTGGTTTTgctatttttatcaatacgCGAACTGGTGCCAACTTGTGCAATGAATTGTACAAGGCAGCGAGAGTTTCCTTTGGAAAAGACTCTATTTTTATCATGGATCCAAAAGACATGTACACGAAACCGTCTCTGCTATCGTCCAACCATTTTTGCAGATCCtgtcggagaaaaaaattcaattattaccGGAAACGTCGATGCAGTTCATTAACAGCCGGCAGTAGGTGAAATGATGTACAGAACTCACCTTGGGCAGTGCGTCTACTTCCTGCGGAATATGAAGTCCTCCGACTTCGACAACAGCCGTTGTGTACGGTCTGATTCCGTGCAAACTGTAGTGAGAGTTGGCAAGGATCAGTGACACGTTCCGTTCAGCTTCTCTGAGACTTATTGCATTAGGGCCAAGatacttttgtattttatcaTCCTGATAAGCGCTGTAGCTGTTGAATTCCCATTTTGCTATCCACAAGCTCAGAGCGTTTTGTACTCTTTGGAAAAAGTTCATCCGACCATTATTGTCGGAAAAAACATTTGGTACGTAGGCTGGATTGTCAGGATTTGCAACGATGTCGTTTGCCCACGGTAATAATACAGAAGACGAGAGACCCACGATGGGGACATTGAAATGTTGACCCAGAGCCAAGTAGCAAGAGGCACCAAATATCTGAAAAGTCATTCTAAGATTacattctgtaaaaaaaaaattttttccacgttcCAGTCATTTGATTTCTCGTGACCCGTGAACGTGACCGCGTTGAAAACAGTGGATTTTGTTGGCGTTAAATCCAACTACGAGACAATCGACTTTTTGAAACAACATCCTATCATCTGATGAGAGGCACTTGGATAAGCAAAAACAGTACAATACTAGATTTTCAGATTATACTAGACTCACCTCCGTGATTACAAGGTCATAAGAAGAATCTTTCGGAGGATTTTTTATCAGCTCTCTAAAACGTGGATGACCCATTAGATCGCATAGATCCCCGCCAAACTGGGTTGCGAGCAGAGGAACCACTGCGGAGTTAACCAGAGttgattttacaaaatcatAGGTCATATTGTTTAGCACTGCAGGTATGGTTCCGGACAGATCAACGACGTCACTGTAGTTCGGAAAGGGTTTTTTCAGTGGAAAATGACTGACAACATCCACTTGGTGACCACGTTTTGCTAGTCCTTTCATCAATTGTTCGAACATAACAAAATGGCTCTTTCCATTCAGCGGAAAAACGCCCAAAATTCGGTACGCTTCATTGGATGATATAGTCGAAATGATTACCAGCAAAATGTTGAAGCCAAACATCTTCAtggcgaatttttttattccctcaAGGCCTTTCAACACTTGTTGAATACAAATCTTAAAACCACTTGAtaactattttttaattcttaataACTCCTTGAAGTTCAATATAAATCTAACAAACGTGAGTCTGCCGATTTGCTGCCAACATTTTGGAAGTAAATAGTTTATATGATGAGACACGCTAATTTCGAATCTTCTTAGAAGACAGGAAGATCGGCTAGTTCAGTTCGCGAGCATTCTGGCACTAACGACGATAAGTTGCTTCGCGCATAAATGCACGGTCACTTACTATAGTTGTATGTTAGCAATAACACatgatctattttttttttaacaattatatATCAAGTGTCTTACACTTAGGAATGGCAATATAATTATGAGTTTTACTTCTGAGTAAGTCATGTGTCTCACACACTCACCAACCAGGCTTATATAGAAGTTCCTGGTCCTCAACATTACCAAACTTACGTCAATGGTTAATTATTATCTGTATCTTGCATTCATTCATTACGTGTATGAGATGGAATGAAATACTGCTGATCTCACATCATACACTCATATTCCACGAGGAAAGTCTCCAGCGACAACAGAAGACATCGAGGCAGATAAAACTTGACCTCAAACCATGTAATAGTTGAGGCTATCTGAAACTGGTAGCTTCGTAATGTTCTTGACGATTCTTCCAGAATGCCGGTTAATCTCGCAATTCACTCCTTTATTACTAGCCTAGAGTCTTGTCGAAATTCGATTGCTTAAAtgttacataaaattttaaatttcatacgAGTAGATGTTGAGCGGAAGGTTTCGCTGGCAAAACAACATCTTAGGAGAGTGACATGCAAAATATGTATTGCACAATCGAATAATGAAGAACGTCGTGCTGCGTGACTGTCCGTAAAGATTTTCTCGACAAGTTTGTTTCGTGATTCGTCACCCAACAACAGGCGTAGGGTATATTCAGCCAttcttactaaaaaaaaatcgagccTATAATTTCACGAGATGAGTTGAGGTAGATAAGAAACCGTCACAAATACACTATTACACTAGAAcatcattttataaaataatatgaagGTTATTTTTTACTAAGATCTTCACGCTACGAGTCTGAAAATAAAGGagcaaaagtaaaaagatAACCTTTGCAGAAAAATGGATTACgagcgatgaaaatcaaacaTAAGACACCCTGTTCTTCGTTCACTTTAACGAgttgttttcattttgtttttacaaacTTTCCCAGTTCAATCTATTTCACGTCTGCAGTAGAATTTACATCAGGCGAGTACCGTTCACACACTACTGCGCGAATGCCCTgttttgcaaataaaattatcgtcaACTGGACGATCgtcgtattattatttccagCTCTCGATCTGCCTCGATGATGAACGTAATCCACTAAATTCCAACAattcgttcaaaatttgacTACTTTTCATTCATGAAGATCAGCTTGATGCGATCATGCATTCAGTTCGTccggattttgaaaagtttcgaggAACCGTGATTGCTTGCACAGATAAGTGAATCGGTTAAACGATGAACCGTTTGTCAAATATAATTCCAATACCCTGATAAAATACTTCGttcattattcattctttttgGTCCTTAGCTTAATTTCCGCATCACTTCCGAAAACCACTCTTTCTGCTTTCTTCACAATAACTTTGAGCAAGTACAACGCGAGAACAGCGGCCAGCAGCAGAGCCCCATAAACATCGAACAACGCGATTTGCCACCAACTTAAGTCCATAGCAGGTGACCTGAGGCTCGCCCCTCCATTCCTTATTATATATTCCACCCAAAACATCGCTGTGTCAACAGCACTCAGTGGTCGATCTCGAAATTTGGCAGACATTTCCTTCGCTGCtttcctgaaaaattaaagtcAGACGGTTTTCATCGTGTCACATCAGgctcgtaagaaaaaaaagattttttttattcctcgacAAATCTAGACTTTAGCGATATAACTCACATGTACGATGGATCGTGTAACACAGCATTAAAAGCGGCATCTAGATTCTCTTCAGTCAGCTCATCCCGGCTCACAGACACTGCCATATTTTTTTGGGCGTATAGTTCGATGTTCTGAGGTTGATCGCCGAACATAGGTACCCCGATCATGGGTACCCCACAATAGATGGCTTCCATGGTTCCCATGAGGCCACCATGGGTCATGAACGCTCGAATATTCTTGTGTTCTAGATAAAACAACGACGTAAGATGAACGGTGTATTCATTCGATAGAATTATAGATTACATTTGCCTTCAACGTCGAACTCTTCACtcgatatttcaataatactTCGAATCTGTTCAAGTATATTCCGTAAATGAATTCTAAATTGTATTCACAGTATAAGTAAATATATACGATGCATGGAGAGAGATGATCAATCAGAGATGAAATAAAACTCGAACATCTCTTGAAAGAAAGCTAAACACTAGCCATAATCGCACAGGTTCACTGCTGTCTAacgggtggaaaaaaaaacatcactaCTGCAGCCCTCATATTTCATTTGAGAAAACCAAGTTTCTGGTGGGTTTTAACCTGGTACAGAAGTGGGAGGCGTAATTGCGTTGAAAACTTACGTAGAACAGCCATTTGAGAAACCCATGGAAGAGTGAGAACGTTGCTCGGTAAGCCTGGTACTAATTCCGTCGCGTTTACCACCTTAACTACGACCCGAATCGGGGCAAGCTTCGCTAACGAAGAATATATGGCGACCAAGTTTTCCCTGGGAAAGGTTTCCAGCTTGAGCATAGAGCCGAAAGTTATAAGAACAAAGCCGTCCGTGCTGTCGTCTAACCACTTTTTTAAGTCCtgcgaaatgaataaaaagattCACTATTAATTTCCACGTAGTTGCGAGTATCCGTTAAACTGCATCACCTCACTCTTAGTTCATTCAAAATCACTTACCTTTTGCAACGGCGTTCCGTTTTCTCTAATGTGTAATCCGCCGACTTCGACAACGGCTGGAGTGAATGGCCTGATTCCGTTGAGACTGTAATGCGAATTGACCAAAACCAAGGACACATCCCTCCGGACCTCATCGAGACTCGGAGCTTGCGGAccaaaatgttttttgatCTTGTCGTTTTGATAAGCGGTATAACGAGTGTAGCTCAGCTTTGCCTTCCAAAGGGTCAGAGTGTTCTGAAGCCGTTGCCAAAAGTTCAACTGGCCACTGAGCCCTGAGAAAACGTGGGGGATGTAAGCTGGGTCTTCCGGATTTGCTACCATGTCATTCACCCACGGCCATATTGGGCTTGTGACAACTGCCACAACGGGAACCCTCAGATGTTGTCCTAAGGCCAGATAGCAAACCGCCCCGAATGTCTGCACAAAGTATAACTCGGTTATATCCTCCGCTAGCCCCTCTGGGGATAGATTTCATCTTCAtcacttgaaaataaattatgcgaACATAACGGTACGTTGTTAACCAGTCTACAAGTTATGCGTTGGTTCTGGAATGCCCTAAGCCTCACTGTGGTGAGCATAAAACTAAAGTACCAGCTTACGTCGGCTGTTAGCTAACTGTGTGATCAAATTTCCAAATACTAAACCTACACCTAAAATTCTGTTGAAtgatatttcataaatacaCGGCGTGTAATTAAGGTATTTACAATATCTTTCAATGACGGAGACTAGCTAATAGATCGAGCATGACAGGAGTCTTCAAAACTGCTTTCGAACGACTGCGTTGGAAAACTGATTTTAAAAGATGATATTTATAATGGCCCACCCGTAGTCTGTTCCATTAAAGAGGGCCTACAGTGAAATTTGGATAATGaggagtttttgatttttgaaacgagtaaaaaagatttgatcaaaaatttctcccaACAAAACTTAGATTATGGCAGTATGcgtcctaaaaaaaaaatttcaatcatgcCATCGTACATTCCACAACACATTTgaaatacctatattatatttttcattccaaactTAATGGATGAAGGCACTTTCGTTGAACCATTTAAAGGAAATTTTTGTagatattatcaattttatattctacCCAACCCTGCGagcgataatattttttcctttcaagcAGTGAATACCATCTTGGACTTTagttatatatttaatttgcTATCGTTGGAACAGATGAACAAAACAGGACAGATTGGATATGAAAAATGTCTATTTCTGTCATCGTCTTCTATCGATTTCTCAGGTATTTACTCACCTCAATGATAACAGCATCATACGGAGGATCTTGCGGAGGATTTTTAATAAGTTGTTTAAATTTTGGAAGATCCATTAAGTCGCACAAATCGCCACCAAACTTTGTTGCTATCGAGTGAATCAAAGTATCTTCAGCCAGCTCTTCAGTGCCAAATTTGTAAGTCATATTATTCTTCAAGAAAGGCATGGTGCCAGCCAAACTTACAACATCATTATAGTTCGGGCGTGGCTCCTTCAATGGGTAATGGCTGATAACGTCAACTTGGTGACCATGCGATGCCAATTCTTCCGCGATTCGACCCGACATCGCAAAGTGGCTAACTGAGTTGAATGGGAATACAGCTAATATTCTGTAAGCTTGATGGGGTGAAGCGATCGATAAAACCACCAGCAGCGTAAAAAAGCTTGATAATCGTAGCATGATGAGACTCTCCATACTTTGCTTTTCTCCTCGACCAACGATCACGAAGCTTCGGACTGTATATGTTCTAAAATATACCAGTCACACAATTAATTAAGAAAGTCTTTCTGTTAAACAGAACCGACTCATCTGAACAAGAGTTTTCCACTGAAGCGTTCCGCTTCTTGACTAGCGTTTATAAATCGTGGACCCACGAGGCACGAACACTGTCTCTATTCTTAAACGATCAGTTGATCTCGTTGCGGCTCTTATGCCGACATGTGCGGATTGGAATATATAAGCCTGACTTATCACCGCGTTCATACTGATAATATAGTatctgcaaaatatttttctacacttATATTACATCTGCGGAATGTTCCACTAGATGTGACGAAAGCAAAGTTGAAATAATCTGAACACCATCAGAGTTCAATAtatctggttttttttttttttttttttttgtttttgttttataaccTAAAGGGAACACGCCAAATTAGAATTCAACGCATTAGCACCCACGCTCAGTTGCACTGCAGAATTCTATcctatttaaaattaaaacatatGCGCTAGTGTATAcggggcattccaagtgaaatcgaggaatcGTTCGCCTCATATCGTCAGATCCtggcataaattttttttcgcattgattACACAAGTGGTTCGTTTTTGTACAGCCGCAGCCCACTTTCCAATTACGATagatattacttattttttatccagaatctgtggaaaaaattgcagagttttaaaaatcgtttttttttcagttataccttttttacacaaaaacgatcgtcgcGGCACCTGAGGGAATAGCtagaaaattctcaaaaaaattagacattttttgaagtggaatcaatgcgaaaaaaagttatgcaagAATCAGATGACATAAGGcaaatgactcctcgatttcacttggaatgccccatatgtatTCATATTGTCTGGATTATATAAATGCAATTCTCGGGGCACTCAATTACGATAAATTAGCTCCGGCCGCAGAAAGAGAGGGCATCTAGTCTTACTACagccctctctctctctctctctctctctcccactGACTCGAGACACTTTTTTAGCGAAGACAAACTTTTATAATCAAGGCTTATTATCAAATTAATGTTTTTTGTCTTATCTAATATGATTCGCGCAATTTTTGTAaccaaaatatgatttttttgtgaCAATTACATTCGTAAAATATTCGCACGATTTTTGTACACTGAGAGCAATTTTTAGCTGCGTTTACTATACGCTGTTGaactattaatattttttaccgtaATCAAAAAATACAGTTATAGCTACAGAATGAAGATTAGTTTTATGGCTGTCAGCAAAAAATCTAGTAATATGCGTAACTCGCCTTCTGGATTATGGATATTTCTAATAATTTACACATTTTCTTGTAACTATTGTGGTAATTTATTATTGGTACGGCAATAATTTGATTTCTAAGCCCAATTTAATCGAAACAAAGTACTAATCTAGACAAAGAGAAAATTCTCTATTAACAACTGAATAGATGTTTATTcttgttctatttttttacaaaatttactcCAAGATGAGTTTCGTTTAATTTATATCTTATTTAGTGCTAATTGCCTTAATTCAACCAAtacaatttattgataataaaagaTATCTCCCAGAGTTCAtcctttttctactttccttTTAACCTTTCTCTCATTAgatcgtgaataaaattttcctactTCTCTCGCTTTCAGTTCATTCTCCTGATTGAATAGTTCTAAGAACCAATTGTCCACTTCACTGTCTACAATTTGGGGAATTAGTTTCTTTCTGTAATCTTCGAATACCTTGCAACTTATTATCAAGTGAAACATTATGaaatttctcttcgtttttgaAGTTGCTTTGCTGATAATAAGTCGCTATTCTAAAGTTATAAATGTTATACAGCCTTATCTGAGATAATCCGTATCTTCTTAAGATACAACTTAATGACTAGGTTTAAGTAATTTGCTTTATTCGCCTCAGTAAAAATCATTGGGCAAACTGCTAGCGACGTTAACTTAGTTAACTTTTTGAGatcctctttttttattctccaaaTATTCGCTCAAGATGTTTTCTTTCCCCCGATTTGATTTTCTCGATATCTCCTTGGTTAAATCAATTTACCctgtttatttttactaaaCATTTATCGCAAAATTAGATGACCcagttatttttctctttcttcttatcATACTCTACAAGTTACATTAGCCTTCCTAAATAATTTCTTGGCAATCTATCCTCAGTCATCTCAAGGATTCCTTCAATGAAATTCAACCCCAACTTTAGTATTTTAATGTTCATTCACCCTATCACTATTTCTAATCAGTATTTACAGTAGTTTCCTATGAAACGTATTCTCCACATTTTCTAATTGCTATATATTAGtgctgtgcgattaatcgattaattgagtttctcgattaatcgacggtTTGGCAGTATAATCACAATAAATCGTTGCTTGTATCGCATTTTCTTTTAATCCCAACAACATTTAAACCACTAATATATCGATAACcatttcaccaaaattttccataaactataacaaacgaaatttttgctcATTGTAGGATAAAATTCTGCGGCACA
Proteins encoded:
- the LOC124405438 gene encoding UDP-glycosyltransferase UGT5-like: MKMFGFNILLVIISTISSNEAYRILGVFPLNGKSHFVMFEQLMKGLAKRGHQVDVVSHFPLKKPFPNYSDVVDLSGTIPAVLNNMTYDFVKSTLVNSAVVPLLATQFGGDLCDLMGHPRFRELIKNPPKDSSYDLVITEIFGASCYLALGQHFNVPIVGLSSSVLLPWANDIVANPDNPAYVPNVFSDNNGRMNFFQRVQNALSLWIAKWEFNSYSAYQDDKIQKYLGPNAISLREAERNVSLILANSHYSLHGIRPYTTAVVEVGGLHIPQEVDALPKDLQKWLDDSRDGFVYMSFGSMIKIESFPKETLAALYNSLHKLAPVRVLIKIAKPQELPPGLPSNVLTLSWVPQVPVLKHKHVRAFVTHGGLMGTQEAIYCGVPMIGIPLFGDQMQNIKLYVQKKIAVALEPDQLTEEKLDTAFRTVLGDPSYLQAAKKFSIEFRDRPMSAMDTATFWIEYVIRHGGTNLKSPAMDLTWWQISLLDIYGALFLSVAFSVYLVKVIITTLIVIVTGSNINSVKQSKKVK
- the LOC124405436 gene encoding UDP-glycosyltransferase UGT5-like; its protein translation is MESLIMLRLSSFFTLLVVLSIASPHQAYRILAVFPFNSVSHFAMSGRIAEELASHGHQVDVISHYPLKEPRPNYNDVVSLAGTMPFLKNNMTYKFGTEELAEDTLIHSIATKFGGDLCDLMDLPKFKQLIKNPPQDPPYDAVIIETFGAVCYLALGQHLRVPVVAVVTSPIWPWVNDMVANPEDPAYIPHVFSGLSGQLNFWQRLQNTLTLWKAKLSYTRYTAYQNDKIKKHFGPQAPSLDEVRRDVSLVLVNSHYSLNGIRPFTPAVVEVGGLHIRENGTPLQKDLKKWLDDSTDGFVLITFGSMLKLETFPRENLVAIYSSLAKLAPIRVVVKVVNATELVPGLPSNVLTLPWVSQMAVLQHKNIRAFMTHGGLMGTMEAIYCGVPMIGVPMFGDQPQNIELYAQKNMAVSVSRDELTEENLDAAFNAVLHDPSYMKAAKEMSAKFRDRPLSAVDTAMFWVEYIIRNGGASLRSPAMDLSWWQIALFDVYGALLLAAVLALYLLKVIVKKAERVVFGSDAEIKLRTKKNE